The Monomorium pharaonis isolate MP-MQ-018 chromosome 5, ASM1337386v2, whole genome shotgun sequence genome includes a window with the following:
- the LOC105830357 gene encoding pro-resilin, whose translation MRAVSMLKISGTTFIMMLAVARSEPPVNSYLPPRTGTPGANGGRTDLSTQYGAPDFNNGGGVNRNSGATSFTGTGGNGAGNGPSKLYDVPIGGNAGGNGLGQFQGNGFRGGQSSSSKAANGGFGEDRGNTGKPSTSYGVPDASGNNGGAFGNVANEGRPSTSYGVPGMSGFGENRGNVGRPSTSYGVPDAIGNNRGGFGNEGTGGRPPTSYGVPGVNGNHEGGNNGNASPPSSSYGVPGANNENTNSKGLFNDGKSNGGPSSNYGSPNENAFGGGLSTSYGLPNRNGNGNSGGLNGGSFVNGEANGYPSGGPNGNAKNFGHDNGSFGRGGERDSGGGYNDNAQEGNTEPAKYEFSYKVKDQQTGSEYSHTETRDGDRAQGEFNVLLPDGRKQIVEYEADQDGFKPQIRYEGEANVGGGYSTGGPNDNNDGYSSGRPGSGDFTNNSGFNGGGSSSGYPSGGPGEGKPGGFNSGGSSGYQSGRPGQSFGRDNDGNLSGDIGGYFSNPSNNGIGDSDNTNVGRNRQNGGNSGYQY comes from the exons ATGAGAGCCGTCAGTATGCTTAAG ATCAGTGGAACAACATTTATTATGATGCTGGCCGTGGCGCGTTCGGAACCCCCGGTTAATTCGTATCTACCTCCAAGAACGGGCACCCCCGGTGCGAATGGCGGTCGAACCGACCTGTCTACTCAGTACGGGGCGCCGGATTTCAATAACGGGGGTGGCGTTAATAGAAACAGCGGCGCAACAAGTTTCACCGGGACCGGCGGTAATGGCGCAGGTAATGGTCCGTCGAAACTTTACGACGTGCCCATCGGGGGAAATGCCGGTGGAAATGGTTTAGGTCAGTTTCAAGGAAACGGATTTAGGGGTGGACAATCCTCTAGCTCTAAGGCTGCCAATGGTGGCTTTGGTGAAGACAGAGGCAACACAGGAAAGCCGTCGACTAGCTACGGTGTTCCCGACGCGAGTGGGAACAACGGGGGTGCTTTCGGAAACGTAGCTAACGAAGGAAGACCGTCGACTAGCTACGGCGTTCCCGGTATGAGTGGCTTTGGTGAAAACCGAGGCAATGTGGGAAGACCGTCGACTAGCTACGGCGTTCCCGACGCGATTGGGAACAATCGGGGTGGTTTCGGAAACGAAGGTACTGGAGGGAGACCGCCGACTAGTTATGGCGTTCCCGGAGTGAACGGAAATCACGAAGGTGGAAACAATGGCAACGCGAGTCCTCCCTCGAGTAGTTATGGCGTACCTGGtgcaaataatgaaaatacaaATAGCAAAGGTCTCTTTAACGATGGAAAAAGTAACGGAGGACCGTCGAGCAACTACGGATCCCCAAATGAAAATGCATTCGGAGGAGGATTATCAACTAGCTACGGTCTACCTAATAGAAATGGAAATGGTAATAGCGGCGGTTTAAACGGAGGAAGTTTCGTAAACGGTGAGGCTAACGGCTATCCATCTGGAGGTCCCAATGGAAACGCAAAGAATTTTGGACACGACAATGGAAGTTTTGGAAGAGGAGGCGAAAGAGATAGTGGCGGGGGTTACAACGACAACGCGCAAGAGGGAAATACT gAGCCGGCAAAGTACGAGTTTTCGTATAAAGTAAAGGATCAGCAAACCGGCAGCGAGTACAGTCACACGGAGACTAGAGACGGTGACCGAGCTCAAGGCGAGTTCAACGTTTTGCTACCAGACGGTAGGAAGCAGATTGTCGAGTATGAGGCTGATCAGGATGGATTTAAACCGCAAATTAGATACGAGGGCGAAGCGAATGTCGGCGGAGGATACAGCACCGGCGGGCCGAATGATAACAATGACGGTTATTCTTCTGGTCGACCGGGTAGCGGTGACTTTACGAATAACTCAGGATTTAATGGAGGCGGTAGTAGCAGTGGTTATCCAAGTGGTGGTCCCGGCGAGGGAAAGCCTGGTGGATTTAATAGCGGAGGCAGCAGCGGTTATCAGTCGGGAAGACCAG gacAATCTTTTGGTCGAGATAATGATGGCAATTTAAGCGGCGATATCGGCGGATACTTTTCCAATCCTTCTAACAATGGCATCGGCGACAGTGACAACACGAATGTCGGAAGGAACAGACAAAATGGCGGTAATAGTggatatcaatattaa